A genome region from Magnolia sinica isolate HGM2019 chromosome 8, MsV1, whole genome shotgun sequence includes the following:
- the LOC131252948 gene encoding osmotin-like protein, with product MASLSSVLLPLAVLLILHPLAESVYRPLILTVVNNCPFTVWPAIQPNAGHDVLERGGFALQTLTHRSFAAPDHHWTGRLWGRTGCTYHAGRFTCATGDCGGRLECNGLGGATPATLAQFSLHHAHNDQSSYSVSLVDGYNLPMTVTPHEGQGMCPVVGCKADLLPTCPPALQMRVPPGTGPVRACKSGCEAFGTDELCCRNHFNSPQTCRGSSYSEFFKHACPATYTYAHDSPSLTHNCVAPRELKVIFCH from the coding sequence ATGGCCTCTCTCTCTTCCGTTCTGCTTCCTCTCGCTGTCCTCCTTATCCTTCACCCCCTTGCGGAATCTGTGTACCGCCCGCTCATTTTAACTGTAGTCAATAACTGCCCTTTCACTGTCTGGCCAGCAATACAGCCAAACGCGGGCCACGACGTCCTCGAGCGTGGGGGCTTCGccctccaaaccctaacccaccGATCCTTCGCAGCTCCAGACCACCACTGGACCGGCCGGCTCTGGGGCCGGACCGGCTGCACTTACCACGCCGGCCGCTTCACCTGTGCCACCGGCGACTGCGGCGGCCGCCTCGAGTGCAACGGCTTGGGCGGGGCGACGCCTGCCACCCTGGCGCAGTTTAGCCTCCACCACGCCCACAACGACCAGTCCTCTTACTCGGTCAGCCTCGTGGATGGTTACAATCTTCCGATGACGGTGACCCCACACGAAGGCCAGGGCATGTGTCCCGTCGTTGGATGCAAGGCCGATCTCCTTCCCACGTGTCCCCCGGCGCTTCAGATGCGGGTTCCACCTGGTACGGGGCCGGTGAGAGCTTGCAAGAGCGGGTGCGAGGCGTTTGGTACGGACGAGCTGTGTTGCAGAAACCATTTCAACAGCCCGCAGACGTGCAGGGGGTCGAGCTACTCGGAGTTTTTCAAGCACGCGTGTCCGGCGACGTACACCTATGCGCACGATAGCCCCTCGCTCACCCACAACTGCGTGGCGCCGCGGGAGCTGAAGGTTATCTTCTGCCACTAA